The region CGAAGGACTGGTTgttgaggtgttgagacttaCAAAAGACTCCGAATTGGCTGTGAAGTTCTTCATCTGGGCCGGGCGGCAGATTGGGTTTTCTCATACTGGTTTAACTTATGATGCATTGATTGAAAGTTTGGGTTTTGAGGTGAAAACTAGAGTTCCTGATCAAATTCTTAGAGAGATTGGTGAGGATGGTAGGGAAGTTCTTGGGAAGTTGCTCAATGTTATTATTCAGAAGTGCTGTAGAAATGGGCTTTGGAATGAGGCACTAGAGGAGCTTGGAAGGCTTAAGGATTTAGGCTACAAGGCATCCAAGTCCACATATAATGCTCTGATTCTGGTATTCTTGACTGCTGAGAGATTGGATTCAGCTCTTTTAGTTCACAGAGAGATGTCTGATTCAGGATTCTGTATGGATAGGTCCACTGTGGGGTGTCTTGCACGTGCATTGTGTAAGGTGGGGAGGTGGGTGGAAGCTCTTAATATCATAGAGAAGGAGGATTTTACTCTAGACACTATTTTGGGTACGCAGATGATCAGTGGATTGCTGGATGCTTCTCTTTTCGAAGAAGCAATGTCTTTTCTCCACAGGATGCGATCAAATTCTTGTGCTCCTAATGTTGTGACATATAGGACATTGCTTTCAGGGTTTCTGAGGAAAAAACAGCTTGGTTGGTGCAAAAGAATCATCAACATGATGATGAAAGAGGGTTGCAATCCCAGTCCCTCTTTGTTTAATTCCCTTGTTCATGCATATTGCAGCTGTGGTGATTATGCTTATGCATATAAGTTGTTGAAGAGGATGTCTGCTTGTGGCTGTCAACCAGGTTATGTGACGTATAACATATTGATCGGAGGGATTTGTGGGAATGAAGAGTTACCCAGCTCAGATGGACTTGGTCTGGCAGAAAAAGCATATGAGGCAATGTTGGATGCTGGACTTGTTCTTAATAAGGTAAATGTCACTAACTTCACACGATGTATCTGTGCAGTGGGGAAATTTGACAAGGCATTTGAGGTTATTAAACAGATGATGAGTAAAGGGTTTGTGCCAGATGCTAATACATATGCAAATGTGATTAGCTTGCTTTGTGGGGCTCAGAAAGTAGAGAAGGCTCTACTTCTgtttgaagagatgaagaagaaccGTGTTGTTCCTGATGTCTATGTATATACCATTCTCATTGACAGTTTTTGTAAAATTGGACTTATTCATCAAGCTCATATTTGGTTTGAAGAAATGATAAGGGATGGTTGCAATCCAAATGTTGTTACTTACACTGCACTTATACATGCTTATCTTAAGTCAAAGCAGCTGTCTGAGGCAAGTGAGCTTTTCAATAAAATGCTCACTATGGATTGTCTTCCAAATGTGGTTACATATACTGCTCTGATAGATGGTCTTTGCAAGGCTGGTCAGATAGATAAGGCATGCTCTATCTATTCCAAAATGCGGGGGACTTGTGAGAATGCTAAAAGCAATATTTTCTTTGATGGTGGTAATACTGATCTTGTAGAGCCGAATGTTTTCACTTATGGGGCGTTAGTTGATGGCTTGTGCAAAGCTCATAAAGTTGTTGAGGCTCGGGATTTGTTGGATGCTATGGCATCTGCTGGTTGTGAGCCGAACCATGTTGTCTATGATGCTCTTATTGATGGTTTCTGCAAGGCTGGGAGGCTTGATGAAGCTCAAGAAATTTTTCTAAGAATGTCAGAGTGTGGATATATTCCCAATGTTTTTACATATAGTGCCTTGATCGATAAATTGTTTAAGGATAGAAGACTTGACCTTGCCTTGAAGGTTCTCTCGCAAATGTTAGAGAACTCTTGTGCACCTAATGTTGTTACTTACACTGAGATGATCGATGGGCTATGTAAAGTAGGGAAAACTGAAGAGGCTTTCAAGCTTCTTACAATGATGGAGGAGAAGGGATGTAAGCCAAACGTTGTGACTTATACTGCTATAATTGATGGGTTTGGAAAAGCAAAAAAAGTTGGCATGTGCCTTGAACTTTATAAGCAAATGACTAGTAAGGGTTGTGCCCCAAATTTTATCACGTTTAGAGTTCTGATAAACCACTGTTGTGCTGCTGGCTTATTAGATGAGGCTCGCAATTTTTTGGAAGAGATGAAACAAACATATTGGCCGAGACATGTGGCAAGTTATTGTAAAGTGATTCAAGGATTCAGCAGAAAGTTTATTGTCTCGCTTGGACTTCTAGACGAGATATCAGAATTCAACTCAGCCCCAATTGCAGCTGCTTACAGGTTGCTCATAGATAGTTTTTCTAAAGCGTATAGGCTGGAGACTGCCCTGGAGTTGCATGAGGAAATTAAAAACAGTTCATCATGTGCAGCTGCTGTCAGCCTAGATATGTATTCTTCTTTAATTGAAGGCCTTTGTCTAGCATCTAAGGTTGAAAAAGCATTTCAATTGTATAGTGAGATGACGAGGAAAGGCCATGTTCCAGAATTGCCTatctttttttatctcattaaGGGGCTAACAAAGTCTAACAGGTGGGATGAAGCATTGCAACTTTCCTACAGCATATACCATATGGTACAccatttcttttctctttccaATTTTTCTCATATACAGATATAACATAATTTCTGGTTTTGTAAAACATTCTCAAGTGCGCTTCTTTCTAACTTATGTGTATGATTTTCAAAGATCATGAAACTTTTGGTGACAATCCCCAAAGGTCACAAAATGGCGTACACATCAATATTGCCAACATACCATGTGCATATGCAgctatgaattttgattatGATTACTTAAATTGACATCTCAATGTATTCTTGAGGTTCTTTTTTCCTCTTGTTGATGGGGgcaatgataaatttttaaatctgacaattaaatcaatatatcCACATAAGTTTAATAGATAGGGTCACAATTAACCTTATGTTTTTATGCCCAGGAAGACATGTTTTGGATGTAATGGACTACATAATTATAAGACGTTCTAATCTATTGATACAACCAAATTAGGCGGAAGTGACTAAGTTCTCTGCCATTGGTATTCTAGAATAAGAGAGGCTTTGGATTGTTGGCTAAATCCAaattagttttcattttttttaatgttaaattgAGGCATAATATGGTCATAAGCAATGAACTCAGAAATTTGGAAAATCCACACTTGAAGTGAAAAAGCAAACCTAATTAGATTTAGATTTCCTATAATAGAATATATGAAGCAGTTACCTGTAAAATATTTGGAAATCAAGTTTATTTAAGCATAGTGCTGGTAAATTCTCTCATCACAATATGCTGACAGTTGACCTTATGGGTTTAAGGCTGTTGTTTGCTTTTCCTGTTTCCACCGTGCTTTCTTAGCATTGAGATTTGGGTTTGTTTAGTCAAGCACAGGGTTCACTAATTTTGTTATGGAGGTGTgttaaaattatgtattttcattggttttggtttgttttgttgtcCACATTAAGTGGCTTAAGCATGAACACATGTTAAAGTTTGTGCAGACtgctttataatttttgttatgtatGTTAAATAACGACTAATCACAAGATTTCATTTCTTGTCTTCAATAGGATATCAACTGGCACAAAGAAGGGATTTAAGAATATTCATTGTTTCCATTGATGTCTTGCTGCATCGGATGATCAGCTGTATTATAGTGGTTAGTTAATCATACATATCTTCTGGGAAGTTATGATAGTCATCCTTCATTCGTTGATTCCATTGTTGCAATTATTCTTTACTGAAATACTGTGACTTTGGTCCGTTGATACATTTTAAAATTGTGAAGATTGAATCTTGTACTTCAGAAGCCGCCATTGGAAAACATGAAAGATCTGATTCATCAATGAGATGAATGTTGTTCTTTTTGCTTGACAGGTATATGCTTTTTTCTCAGATGAAAACACAAACCACAAATTAAAAAGTGATTCTACTGACCTTTCGGCTGTATATTACAGTGTTTCTTGTCTGCTGCTTATGCAAGTGCAAATCGTGCTTGCCTTGTACAACATAACTACTTGGCAGTTGGCACAAAATTTATGTGAGTTCTTAAACAGCTCTTGTCTACATCTTTCTTTGttctccattaaaaaaaaaaaattagtaactAATGGTTATGATGTTTCCTCCTTCCATCAGGTGCTCACCTGTTATAGAAGTTTTTAATTCTTGGACGATCTTTTTAATCATGGTACAACTTGATGAAAGTATGCTCATCTATTGATCTTGAGCAGAGCATTTTTTCATATGAAATTTTTGGGGTTCTGGTTCATCCATGCTCCAAAAATACCTGGGGCAGCTTGGCAAATGGCAATGATGGCTGTGTGCTATGATCTCTTTAAATGATCTCACTAAGTGCAAGTTGAGTACGTGTATATTAACTTACAGGTGGAGATTCTGTCGAGTGTAGGCTTGAGGACGGAAAACAGAGACCAATTCTCTGTGGCATGTTCTATGGCACCTTCCGAGAATCGAGTGTTTGCTCTCTTACAATTTCTACGGTGTATAATGAGTCGAAGTGTATTGTATCAGTACTTGGGTTACTACCCTTTTTTGGCTTCCACTTGCACCCATACATCAATGCCTAGTGATATATTTGCCCTCTTACAATTTCTATGGTGTATAATGAGCCAAAGTGTATTGTATTAGTACTTGGGTTGCTACCCTTTTTTGGCTTCCATTTGCACACATACATCAATGGTTAGTGATATATTTATTGGATATTCATTTTAACGAGAGGTTTTTCtggaagataaaaaaatagaaggattTGTGATTGAACTAATCCCTTATGTCTAGTATGTCATTCAAATTATTGTTCACTGCTAATCTGATTGCTGGCCCAAAATTGTCGCAAATGGATTGTTGACAGGTAAGCATTACTCATTTGATTGATTAAAAACCTGGTGTTATATGTATCTTGCGGCGAACTTCTGATCATCTGCACGTGTGTATCAGGTAAAATATCCGTATTTTTAGAAAGTTTTGTTGAATTTGATGCGTGAAAAAGTATGCTCAAATGATTGTTCTCTGTCATTGTGCAGGTAGCCCCAGGATGCAGCTACATATAACGCTTGTCGAGAATGTAGCAGTGAGTATCTGTCTTgctttatttatctattttgttgCATGTTCTTTTATCTCCTTGCATGTGTAGATTCTGCTACTTTTCATGGGGATTGTTTTCATTGATGAACTTCTAAAGGGGCACATATTCCTTGACATGTTTGTTTGTGCCTGCTTTTCCTTTCAAAACATCAATTCTGGATTTGATTATTTGTCTTTCTTGATTGGATGTTAGATCTTAATAGGTAATTGCTATGCCTAATCTATTCAGATGAGTTTATAACttctcaaaaattatttttgttcttgCAGACATGGAGCCACGACTAAACTCttgtcaaaatattatattgctCAATATGacttcaattattttttggCATATGAGAAAAAGGTATGTCTGTATAGGCACAGGTGGAGGAATCTAGCCAACTTTTTAGGAATAGAGAGAAAGATATCTTAGATGGACAAGACATACAGCATCAGCACCATGTGCTGTAGACTTAGTAAATTCTTGATTGTTGATATTGTCGTGGAAACTCTTGGTTGCTCCTCAAGCCCATCCACTTAGAGCTTGATACCTttcacaaagaaaaacatagttaATTCTATGTaaacaccatgaatagatagaAGAGAACCTCTTGCCAACTCATCTTATGCCTTGAATGAGTGGTTGNNNNNNNNNNNNNNNNNNNNNNNNNNNNNNNNNNNNNNNNNNNNNNNNNNNNNNNNNNNNNNNNNNNNNNNNNNNNNNNNNNNNNNNNNNNNNNNNNNNNNNNNNNNNNNNNNNNNNNNNNNNNNNNNNNNNNNNNNNNNNNNNNNNNNNNNNNNNNNNNNNNNNNNNNNNNNNNNNNNNNNNNNNNNNNNNNNNNNNNNNNNNNNNNNNNNNNNNNNNNNNNNNNNNNNNNNNNNNNNNNNNNNNNNNNNNNNNNNNNNNNNNNNNNNNNNNNNNNNNNNNNNNNNNNNNNNNNNNNNNNNNNNNNNNNNNNNNNNNNNNNNNNNNNNNNNNNNNNNNNNNNNNNNNNNNNNNNNNNNNNNNNNNNNNNNNNNNNNNNNNNNNNNNNNNNNNNNNNNNNNNNNNNNNNNNNNNNNNNNNNNNNNNNNNNNNNNNNNNNNNNNNNNNNNNNNNNNNNNNNNNNNNNNNNNNNNNNNNNNNNNNNNNNNNNNNNNNNNNNNNNNNNNNNNNNNNNNNNNNNNNNNNNNNNNNNNNNNNNNNNNNNNNNNNNNNNNNNNNNNNNNNNNNNNNNNNNNNNNNNNNNNNNNNNNNNNNNNNNNNNNNNNNNNNNNNNNNNNNNNNNNNNNNNNNNNNNNNNNNNNNNNNNNNNNNNNNNNNNNNNNNNNNNNNNNNNNNNNNNNNNNNNNNNNNNNNNNNNNNNNNNNNNNNNNNNNNNNNNNNNNNNNNNNNNNNNNNNNNNNNNNNNNNNNNNNNNNNNNNNNNNNNNNNNNNNNNNNNNNNNNNNNNNNNNNNNNNNNNNNNNNNNNNNNNNNNNNNNNNNNNNNNNNNNNNNNNNNNNNNNNNNNNNNNNNNNNNNNNNNNNNNNNNNNNNNNNNNNNNNNNNNNNNNNNNNNNNNNNNNNNNNNNNNNNNNNNNNNNNNNNNNNNNNNNNNNNNNNNNNNNNNNNNNNNNNNNNNNNNNNNNNNNNNNNNNNNNNNNNNNNNNNNNNNNNNNNNNNNNNtttttaatgaaaatcaaaaTCGGTTGATATCCTCTTTAATAACCTTTAAGAGGTCGTTTGATGTTTTCTATATGAAAAGCACATCTCTCATAAAGTCTTCTAATAAAGTTTTGCCTGTAATTACTTCTAAAAACAGCTAAATACAAATGCTTGAAAATTTCAaggaaattataattaaaatgtatGTGCGTTAATTATTTTACTCTGGCACGAATATAGCCtgtatataaagttatattccATTCCTGAACCTTTAGTCTTGATTTCACTCTagcttaataaaattttaaaacaaaatacaaaaaaccaTATACATAAGAAAAACAACATCCCATCACTTAACTCATAACATTAAATGAACCCATTAAACCatacaaaaccaaaaatccCGGTTCCAAAAGgcaaaaagttttaaaaaaaattactacaaaaataaaataaaaataaaaccaaaaagacCTAAAAGTGATTAATTTTTGGGTAGGGTTATGGGAAGTGAGAGAAAATATAAGAGTTTTGTTTCAGGGTTTTAAAAGCAAGAAAATGGGGTGAAATTTTGGATGAAACAAAGGTGGTATTGGAATTCTACTTGTCCCACATTTTCATAAACTATCATGAATTTCTTTTCACAATTTCTCACCCTATGAACAGTTTTCTGTACAAAGAAAGTACTATTAAAGACCACGACTtgcaaagttcttattaaaaccAAACGTGAATGTTTCTTCATGTGTTTCATTTCCAAAGTTGTTATTCTTTCTACAtaccaaacgacccctaaatgttattatatatacattattgCTATATTGAATTAAGAAAGAACCACCGTGGCTAGTAAGAGAGTTTCATTATCATGGGTTATTTTGATAAGCATTTAATTATCAGAAAAGAGTGGTTCTTTACTGTATAGCAGTGGAAACCACCTCCtttctaatttaatttattggataataataatttacagCCAAGGTGCTATTTGATAGTGCATTTGAAAAACTGTTTGTTCTAGCATTAGTGCGGTACATCTACCAAGTAAAGGAGTGAATCTATTTTATATTGGAATAGATGGAGTGTAAGATACAATATGTTAGTTTAGGAAAtttaagaaaacattagataATTACTATAATGGAAGAATTAATGAACTAAACTTATA is a window of Dioscorea cayenensis subsp. rotundata cultivar TDr96_F1 chromosome 5, TDr96_F1_v2_PseudoChromosome.rev07_lg8_w22 25.fasta, whole genome shotgun sequence DNA encoding:
- the LOC120261890 gene encoding pentatricopeptide repeat-containing protein At1g06710, mitochondrial, with the translated sequence MSRRAAAIALSRSPVVLASLRSNAFLRKEKSRLPFPCYSTDSSPDDELQRLIDPEFSFRSDGVFCERKDLRRSELSAKDFAFLEESVAERPADSGEFSEEAVLISSEIRDCRDGFDNKTEKFLRQFRGKLNEGLVVEVLRLTKDSELAVKFFIWAGRQIGFSHTGLTYDALIESLGFEVKTRVPDQILREIGEDGREVLGKLLNVIIQKCCRNGLWNEALEELGRLKDLGYKASKSTYNALILVFLTAERLDSALLVHREMSDSGFCMDRSTVGCLARALCKVGRWVEALNIIEKEDFTLDTILGTQMISGLLDASLFEEAMSFLHRMRSNSCAPNVVTYRTLLSGFLRKKQLGWCKRIINMMMKEGCNPSPSLFNSLVHAYCSCGDYAYAYKLLKRMSACGCQPGYVTYNILIGGICGNEELPSSDGLGLAEKAYEAMLDAGLVLNKVNVTNFTRCICAVGKFDKAFEVIKQMMSKGFVPDANTYANVISLLCGAQKVEKALLLFEEMKKNRVVPDVYVYTILIDSFCKIGLIHQAHIWFEEMIRDGCNPNVVTYTALIHAYLKSKQLSEASELFNKMLTMDCLPNVVTYTALIDGLCKAGQIDKACSIYSKMRGTCENAKSNIFFDGGNTDLVEPNVFTYGALVDGLCKAHKVVEARDLLDAMASAGCEPNHVVYDALIDGFCKAGRLDEAQEIFLRMSECGYIPNVFTYSALIDKLFKDRRLDLALKVLSQMLENSCAPNVVTYTEMIDGLCKVGKTEEAFKLLTMMEEKGCKPNVVTYTAIIDGFGKAKKVGMCLELYKQMTSKGCAPNFITFRVLINHCCAAGLLDEARNFLEEMKQTYWPRHVASYCKVIQGFSRKFIVSLGLLDEISEFNSAPIAAAYRLLIDSFSKAYRLETALELHEEIKNSSSCAAAVSLDMYSSLIEGLCLASKVEKAFQLYSEMTRKGHVPELPIFFYLIKGLTKSNRWDEALQLSYSIYHMDINWHKEGI